The stretch of DNA ATTTCTTCCGTAAGCTGTGGTTCTTCATAATAGAAACGGGCCAGATCCTCTAATACTCTTAACCCTTCAGCTACGCGGTTTATGTTAGCATCAATAATCCGGTAAATCTTATCCACTTTTTCACTTCCTTTCTATCGAAACTGCTGAAAAAGTGCTTGATCGGTCAGGGCTTCGACATGGGGACAGTTCCTCAGTCGCATGAAAACCGCATGCGACAGACGAACCGTCCCCAAGCCGCCTCCCTTCTTACTATGCAAACATGACTTTTTCAGCAGTTTCGAACCGTACCCAAGCCGCATTCCTTCTCACTGCTAAACCAGACTTTTTTAGCGGTTTTGGTTTTACTCCTCACTGTCCACTCCCCACTATTTTCTATTAATCTGAATCTTAAATGGTTTGCCAGTCTTTAAATACAGGCTGGTAACCCAACCGTAAAATTGCTTCTCTCATTTCCTGAACGCTTCGCTCATCAGATATATCAAACTGTCCTGTATTTTCTTCCTGCTGCGTATGCCCTCCCACTGCCGTGCTGGAACCGGCAGACATTTTTGTTACACCCAACCGGATAATATTATCTCTAAATTGTGCATTTTCTCTCGTAGAGATGGTAATTCCTGCCCTGGGCATAAACAACCGGAAAGCTAACATTATCTGGACCATATTTTTATCACTGACAATACAATTAGGCTGAAAACCTCCCACATGTGGCCTTATTCTAGGTAAAGACAGGCTAATCTCTGTTTCCATATAGCGATTTTGAAGATAATTAGCATGTAAGCCTGTAAAAAAAGCTTCCCTTCGCCACTCTTTGTCCAACCCCAGGAGTGCACCTATATTTACTGAACGCATAAAAGCTTTACACGCCCTCTCAGGAGCATCCAATCTGAATCTATAGTCTTTTTTGGGGCCCTTCAAATGAAGCTGGTCGTATAGTCCTTCATTGTACGTCTCTTGATATATAGTGAATGAATCTACGCCTGCTTTTATGAGCCGCGCATATTCCTCTTCCTCCAGCGCGTAAATTTCTATCGCTATGGAAGTAAAATATTTTCTTAATATCTCAATACAATCTTCGAGATATTCCAGAGAAGCTATTTTTTTTGCATCTCCCGTAAGAATCAGGATGTGCTTTAATCCTGTAGCAGCAATTGCTTTTGCTTCAGCTTCAACTTCATCCAGTGTGAGCTGCTTTCTTTGTATTTTGTTTTTAGTATTAAATCCGCAATACAGGCACTGGTTAGTACAATAATTAGACAAATATAAAGGCGTATATAGCAAAATGGTCTTACCGAAGTTATGTATTGTAAGCGTATGCGCTTTTTGTGCCATCTCTTCGAGATATTTTTCAGCCCTTGGAGATAGTAAAGCCAAAAAATCCAATACTGTCAGTTTATCTTTGTTTATAGCACTTTGCACCTGGTAGTCAGTAACACTTTTAAAAAAATCATTAAATTTAAAATCTTTATATGCTAAATATTCATTGTAAAAGCTCATTCGTCATTCCTTCTTTTTATGCATTAATATCTACTCGTGTAGAAATCCCGTCAGTGGAGATGAGGCCCTCGCATAATCCGCTGTAGCACCTAAGCCGGCTAAATACGCCTGTCTGCCTGCACTTACTGCTTTACCAAAGGCTTCGGCCATCAGGACAGGATTGCTTGCGCTGGCTATTGCCGTATTCAATAGACATGCTGCCGCTCCCATTTCCATCGCTTCACATGCATCTGAAGGTTTACCAATACCTGCATCTACAACGATGGGAAGCGGAATTTCGTCAATTAGAATCCTGATCAGCTCTTTTGTTTTCAACCCTCTATTGGTACCGATGGGGGCACCCAAAGGCATTACAGCTGCTGCTCCTGCTTCTACCAGCTTCTTTGCTACCATGAGGTCGGGACTGATATAAGGAAGTACTACAAATCCTTCAGCTGCCAGTACTTCTGTAGCTTTAATCGTTTCATAACCATCGGGAAGAAGATATTTATTATCTGAAATGACTTCAATTTTAATCCAGTTACCACAACCGGCCGCCCTGGCAAGTCTTGCAATTCTTATTGCTTCCTGGGCATTTCTTGCCCCGGATGTGTTGGGAAGCAACTGAATGTCTTTTGGTATGTAATTTAAAACATTATCTGTTTCTGAATCAAAATCTATTCTTCTAAGAGCGACAGTGATTACCTGGGCTCCAGACTTTTTTAAAATCTCGGGAATAAGTGCATCAGAAGAATATTTGCCTGTTCCAACGAACAAACGGC from Petroclostridium xylanilyticum encodes:
- a CDS encoding thiazole synthase codes for the protein MNDKLVIGGKELDSRLFVGTGKYSSDALIPEILKKSGAQVITVALRRIDFDSETDNVLNYIPKDIQLLPNTSGARNAQEAIRIARLARAAGCGNWIKIEVISDNKYLLPDGYETIKATEVLAAEGFVVLPYISPDLMVAKKLVEAGAAAVMPLGAPIGTNRGLKTKELIRILIDEIPLPIVVDAGIGKPSDACEAMEMGAAACLLNTAIASASNPVLMAEAFGKAVSAGRQAYLAGLGATADYARASSPLTGFLHE
- the thiH gene encoding 2-iminoacetate synthase ThiH, whose translation is MSFYNEYLAYKDFKFNDFFKSVTDYQVQSAINKDKLTVLDFLALLSPRAEKYLEEMAQKAHTLTIHNFGKTILLYTPLYLSNYCTNQCLYCGFNTKNKIQRKQLTLDEVEAEAKAIAATGLKHILILTGDAKKIASLEYLEDCIEILRKYFTSIAIEIYALEEEEYARLIKAGVDSFTIYQETYNEGLYDQLHLKGPKKDYRFRLDAPERACKAFMRSVNIGALLGLDKEWRREAFFTGLHANYLQNRYMETEISLSLPRIRPHVGGFQPNCIVSDKNMVQIMLAFRLFMPRAGITISTRENAQFRDNIIRLGVTKMSAGSSTAVGGHTQQEENTGQFDISDERSVQEMREAILRLGYQPVFKDWQTI